One window from the genome of Haloprofundus halobius encodes:
- a CDS encoding DUF4864 domain-containing protein → MNEQYRRHGLPQPTPRLSPEEVVELQLESLRRNDEPYLDSGIETTYAFASAKRRQTAGSLDRFTRAARSDIYRPLLDHDRAATTPVEVSGDTARQEVVVVAPDGEEVRYEFRLSRQRGGEHDGCWLTDDIAPME, encoded by the coding sequence ATGAACGAGCAGTATCGACGCCACGGACTGCCACAACCGACACCGAGATTATCCCCCGAAGAGGTCGTCGAACTCCAGTTAGAGAGCCTCCGACGCAACGACGAACCGTATCTCGACAGCGGCATCGAGACGACGTACGCGTTCGCCTCCGCGAAGCGGCGGCAGACCGCCGGGTCGCTCGACCGGTTCACTCGAGCGGCGCGAAGCGACATCTACCGACCGCTTCTCGACCACGACCGGGCGGCGACGACGCCCGTCGAGGTCAGCGGCGACACGGCCAGACAGGAAGTCGTCGTCGTCGCCCCCGACGGCGAGGAGGTTCGGTACGAGTTCCGACTCTCGCGACAGCGCGGCGGTGAACACGACGGCTGCTGGTTGACCGACGACATCGCCCCGATGGAGTAA
- a CDS encoding diacylglycerol/lipid kinase family protein, producing MPSSQDPSPDTSTTATRPGDRRDRADGGTRSDGGEPNGVRRISSRAKRSDGGHPTHSDRTLVLHPDSGNGNHAHDVRRLATEHGFSIRETEAAGDAIRFARDAVESGAEFVAAAGGDGTLNEVIEGIRRADGFERVTFGVVPCGTGNNFATNVGIEGIEHAFELFESGERRRIDLGIVEWGGDEPPWATESKEPSEARGEVVESGETGKDSGTRAFLNSCVGGFTAEASDKTSSDLKERLGVVAYVVNTLHVMTEFDGIRMHIDTHGRTEPWSGDAVSVLVGNGRRFPVEGRTQADMEDGQLDVTVVEERPTVDLVGQAAASRLFGRDTEHIDRFKTPAMHLDVLSGEALRFSLDGEMIETAALTIETLEDVVELPVGDAYEPDPDD from the coding sequence ATGCCGTCCTCACAGGACCCTTCCCCGGATACGTCGACGACCGCGACCCGACCCGGCGACCGACGCGACCGCGCGGACGGAGGGACGCGTAGCGACGGTGGGGAGCCGAACGGAGTGAGGCGAATCTCATCACGAGCGAAGCGAAGTGATGGTGGCCACCCCACTCACAGCGACCGGACGCTCGTCCTCCATCCGGACAGCGGCAACGGCAACCACGCCCACGATGTCCGTCGCTTGGCGACCGAACACGGGTTTTCGATTCGCGAAACGGAGGCCGCGGGCGACGCGATTCGCTTCGCCAGAGACGCCGTCGAGAGCGGCGCGGAGTTCGTCGCCGCCGCCGGAGGGGACGGCACGCTCAACGAGGTCATCGAGGGTATCCGACGCGCCGACGGCTTCGAGCGGGTCACCTTCGGCGTCGTCCCGTGCGGGACGGGCAACAACTTCGCGACGAACGTCGGCATCGAGGGAATCGAACACGCCTTCGAGCTGTTCGAGTCGGGCGAACGCCGGCGAATCGACCTCGGTATCGTCGAGTGGGGCGGCGACGAACCGCCGTGGGCGACGGAGTCGAAAGAACCCTCCGAAGCCCGCGGAGAGGTGGTCGAGAGCGGCGAGACCGGCAAAGACAGCGGCACTCGGGCGTTCCTCAACTCCTGCGTCGGCGGCTTCACCGCCGAGGCGAGCGACAAAACCTCCTCGGATCTGAAAGAGCGACTCGGCGTCGTCGCCTACGTCGTCAACACGCTTCACGTGATGACCGAGTTCGACGGGATACGGATGCACATCGACACCCACGGCCGGACGGAGCCGTGGTCGGGCGACGCCGTCTCGGTGCTCGTCGGCAACGGTCGACGGTTCCCCGTCGAGGGCCGGACGCAGGCGGACATGGAAGACGGACAGTTGGACGTCACCGTCGTCGAGGAGCGTCCGACGGTCGACCTGGTGGGACAGGCCGCCGCATCCCGGCTGTTCGGCCGCGACACCGAACACATCGACCGGTTCAAGACGCCCGCGATGCACCTCGACGTGCTCTCGGGGGAGGCGCTGCGGTTCAGTCTGGACGGCGAGATGATTGAGACGGCGGCGCTGACGATAGAGACGCTCGAAGACGTCGTTGAGCTGCCGGTCGGCGACGCCTACGAACCGGACCCCGACGACTGA
- the carA gene encoding glutamine-hydrolyzing carbamoyl-phosphate synthase small subunit codes for MSDAYIALADGRVVEGRGRAPGRARGELVFTTAYTGYEESLTDPSYEEQVLTFSYPLIGNYGVRRERFESSRVHPRAALAREFTDDVATWLTAEGVPAIDHLDTRELVTTVREEGAMKCGIAVGDDVTPEDAREELAKCNGMSEHTDIGSQVTVPEARHYEGDGPTVALVDCGAKGSIVSSLRERGADVHVLPYDVSESTVADIDPDVLFVSNGPGDPANFSNAQSLVEAFVEDDDVAVAGICLGQQIVARALGGDTEKMAFGHRGVNQPVRDLDSGKVVMTTQNHGYTVADPGNLDVTQVNVNDDTAEGLASEELNVITRQYHPEANPGPNDSLGFFDDVLELGETVGKRRLVASD; via the coding sequence ATGTCGGACGCCTACATCGCGCTGGCTGACGGACGCGTCGTCGAAGGACGTGGACGTGCACCAGGACGCGCCCGCGGAGAACTGGTGTTCACGACCGCCTACACAGGATACGAAGAGAGCCTCACCGACCCCTCGTACGAGGAACAGGTGCTCACCTTTTCGTACCCCCTCATCGGAAACTACGGCGTCCGGCGGGAGCGATTCGAGTCCTCTCGCGTTCACCCGCGCGCGGCGCTCGCTCGGGAGTTCACCGACGACGTAGCGACGTGGCTCACCGCCGAGGGCGTCCCCGCCATCGACCACCTCGACACGCGCGAACTCGTCACCACGGTTCGCGAGGAGGGAGCGATGAAGTGCGGCATCGCCGTCGGCGACGACGTAACGCCCGAAGACGCCCGCGAGGAACTGGCGAAGTGCAACGGGATGAGCGAGCACACCGACATCGGCTCGCAGGTGACGGTCCCCGAAGCGCGCCACTACGAGGGTGACGGCCCGACCGTCGCGCTCGTCGACTGCGGGGCGAAGGGCTCCATCGTCTCCTCGCTGCGCGAACGCGGCGCGGACGTCCACGTCCTCCCGTACGACGTCTCCGAGAGCACCGTCGCGGACATCGACCCGGACGTGCTGTTCGTCTCGAACGGTCCGGGCGACCCGGCGAACTTCTCGAACGCCCAGTCGCTCGTCGAGGCGTTCGTCGAGGACGACGACGTCGCCGTCGCCGGTATCTGCCTCGGCCAGCAGATCGTCGCCCGTGCGCTCGGCGGCGACACCGAGAAGATGGCGTTCGGCCACCGCGGTGTCAACCAACCGGTCCGCGACCTCGACAGCGGAAAGGTCGTGATGACGACGCAGAACCACGGCTACACCGTCGCCGACCCCGGCAACCTCGACGTGACGCAGGTCAACGTCAACGACGACACCGCAGAGGGGTTGGCGAGCGAGGAACTGAACGTCATCACGCGTCAGTACCACCCCGAGGCGAACCCCGGCCCGAACGACTCGCTCGGCTTCTTCGACGACGTGCTCGAACTCGGTGAGACGGTCGGCAAGCGCCGCCTCGTCGCCTCCGACTGA
- a CDS encoding desampylase, whose product MASTPPTPPSRPPPRLLLAATARKAIFSHAREGLRADDGPREVCGVLVGERTGGRADGGSDEGDGNADGAPDRVTDVRRVPNVAADPRTRYELDPEVTLSAIESVEAAGDDVVGFYHSHPESRARPSATDRREATWEGYVYLVVSPARDELGAWRWTGERFEALDVESAQP is encoded by the coding sequence ATGGCGTCGACGCCGCCGACTCCGCCTTCGAGGCCCCCACCGCGACTGCTTCTGGCGGCGACGGCCCGGAAGGCCATCTTCTCACACGCCCGCGAGGGCCTCCGCGCAGACGACGGTCCCCGTGAGGTGTGCGGCGTACTGGTCGGCGAGCGAACCGGCGGCCGCGCCGACGGCGGAAGCGACGAGGGTGACGGCAACGCCGACGGCGCTCCGGACCGCGTGACCGACGTCCGCCGGGTGCCGAACGTCGCCGCCGACCCGCGGACGAGGTACGAACTCGACCCGGAGGTAACGCTCTCGGCTATCGAATCAGTCGAAGCCGCGGGCGACGACGTGGTCGGCTTCTACCACTCTCACCCCGAGAGCCGGGCGCGACCCAGCGCGACCGACCGCCGCGAGGCGACGTGGGAGGGGTACGTCTACCTTGTCGTCTCGCCTGCGCGCGACGAGCTCGGCGCGTGGCGCTGGACCGGCGAGCGGTTCGAAGCGCTCGACGTCGAGAGCGCACAGCCGTGA
- a CDS encoding PHP-associated domain-containing protein → MFSVDLHSHSRFFHGWRGRATRYDPLGLKLHALFARLRGLDGFAVTNHDYAYSAEGDFPTIPGNEVTTTEGHVLVVGPNPPSRTESNALTPGELVDLAHDRGCATILAHPFRNSSARDSGAEFDAVELNGKNPEHIARTRRLAEELDLPLVGGSDAHYPIEIGRAYTEIDASDLSPESVADAIRDGRVNPVVKLSPIDKLLDEAYTRIHTRKKWLDPAPTVSGGQSDD, encoded by the coding sequence GTGTTCTCCGTCGACTTGCACTCACACAGTCGGTTTTTCCACGGGTGGCGCGGACGCGCGACCAGATACGACCCGCTCGGGTTGAAGCTCCACGCACTATTCGCCCGACTCCGAGGGCTCGACGGCTTCGCCGTGACGAACCACGACTACGCGTACTCCGCGGAGGGCGATTTTCCGACGATACCCGGCAACGAGGTGACGACGACAGAGGGACACGTCCTCGTCGTCGGACCGAACCCGCCGAGTCGGACCGAGTCGAACGCGCTCACGCCGGGCGAACTGGTCGACCTCGCGCACGACCGCGGCTGTGCGACGATTCTGGCGCATCCGTTCCGGAACAGCTCCGCGCGCGACTCCGGTGCCGAGTTCGACGCGGTCGAACTCAACGGGAAGAACCCCGAACACATCGCGCGGACGCGACGGCTCGCCGAGGAACTCGACCTCCCACTCGTCGGCGGCAGCGACGCGCACTACCCCATCGAAATCGGCCGGGCGTACACCGAGATCGACGCGTCCGACCTCTCGCCAGAGTCGGTCGCCGACGCCATCCGCGACGGGCGCGTGAACCCGGTGGTGAAACTGAGTCCGATCGACAAACTGCTCGACGAGGCGTACACTCGAATCCACACCCGAAAGAAGTGGCTCGACCCCGCACCGACCGTGAGCGGCGGACAAAGCGACGACTGA
- a CDS encoding MogA/MoaB family molybdenum cofactor biosynthesis protein, whose protein sequence is MDDDGSHDDHRHETGTDSHRPESGADDLRHSHDREIVTDGTHDHHHHDVESLGFAVVTVSSSRSLDDDPAGDAVAAAFEAEGHELATRELVADEYDGVQGAVNRLVGRDDTDVVVTTGGTGVTPDDVTVEAVEPILGKELPGFGELFRSLSYDEIGTRVVGTRATAGVTDGVPVFCLPGSENAARLGAEEIIVPEAGHLAGLAKREE, encoded by the coding sequence ATGGACGACGACGGAAGTCACGACGATCACCGACACGAGACCGGAACCGATAGCCATCGTCCCGAGAGCGGGGCCGACGACCTTCGACACAGCCACGACCGCGAAATCGTCACCGACGGGACGCACGACCACCACCACCACGACGTCGAGTCGCTCGGCTTCGCCGTCGTCACCGTCTCCTCGTCGCGCTCGCTCGACGACGACCCGGCGGGCGACGCCGTCGCCGCCGCGTTCGAGGCGGAGGGCCACGAACTCGCGACCCGCGAACTCGTCGCAGACGAGTACGACGGCGTCCAGGGCGCTGTCAACCGACTCGTCGGCCGCGACGACACCGACGTGGTCGTCACGACCGGCGGGACCGGCGTCACGCCCGACGACGTGACCGTCGAGGCCGTCGAACCGATTCTGGGGAAGGAACTGCCCGGCTTCGGCGAACTGTTTCGAAGCCTGTCGTACGACGAGATCGGAACCCGCGTCGTCGGCACCCGTGCCACCGCGGGGGTCACCGACGGCGTACCGGTGTTCTGCCTCCCGGGGAGCGAGAACGCCGCCCGACTCGGCGCGGAGGAGATCATCGTCCCCGAGGCGGGCCACCTCGCCGGGTTAGCGAAACGCGAGGAGTAA
- a CDS encoding Lrp/AsnC family transcriptional regulator → MDDLDRRILNVLRRDARTPYTEIAERVGTSEGTIRNRVERMTTEGVIERFTVSTRTGNIKAMVEISVEMNVNTSEVSERLADWETVDFVWQVSGEEDIVLIVDAADTRAVNDLITRAREMEQIKSTKTRLILDERLGQA, encoded by the coding sequence ATGGACGACCTGGACCGCCGCATCCTGAACGTCCTCCGACGGGACGCACGGACGCCCTACACGGAGATCGCCGAGCGAGTCGGAACGTCCGAGGGGACGATTCGAAACCGCGTCGAGCGGATGACCACCGAGGGCGTCATCGAACGCTTCACCGTCTCGACCCGAACGGGCAACATCAAGGCGATGGTCGAGATTTCGGTCGAGATGAACGTCAACACGAGCGAAGTTTCGGAACGGCTCGCCGACTGGGAGACCGTCGACTTCGTCTGGCAGGTCTCCGGCGAGGAGGACATCGTCCTCATCGTCGACGCCGCGGACACGCGCGCGGTTAACGACCTCATCACGCGAGCGCGCGAGATGGAGCAGATAAAGAGCACGAAGACGCGACTCATCCTCGACGAGCGCCTCGGCCAAGCGTAA
- a CDS encoding alpha/beta fold hydrolase, whose amino-acid sequence MASDTDTDTETAPVTDVPGDSVYVETNGVRLHTIQAGPEDGPLVVLLHGFPEFWYGWCDQIRPLANAGYRVVVPDQRGYNLSDKPDDLSAYHIDELAADVVGILDELGRDTAAIVGHDWGAGVAWWVALHHPERVDHLGILNVPHPTVFRRTLKRSVGQKLRSWYMGIFQLPLVPERLSKAGDFRLLVRTMRRTSEPGTFSPSDFERYRQAWSQPGAFTGMVNWYRAVARSQPRPENGHVKSPTLVIWGAKDQFLKKSMARESVDMCENGRLVMCDDATHWVQHEEPVRVSELLKEFLSE is encoded by the coding sequence ATGGCGAGCGACACAGACACGGACACGGAGACCGCACCCGTGACCGACGTTCCCGGCGACTCCGTCTACGTCGAGACCAACGGCGTTCGGCTACACACGATTCAGGCCGGCCCGGAGGACGGCCCGCTCGTCGTCTTGCTCCACGGCTTCCCCGAGTTCTGGTACGGCTGGTGCGACCAGATTCGACCGCTCGCGAACGCCGGCTACCGCGTCGTCGTCCCGGACCAGCGCGGTTACAACCTCAGCGACAAACCCGACGACCTCTCGGCGTACCACATCGACGAACTTGCCGCAGACGTCGTCGGCATCCTCGACGAACTCGGCCGCGACACCGCCGCCATCGTCGGCCACGACTGGGGAGCAGGCGTCGCGTGGTGGGTGGCGCTTCACCACCCCGAGCGAGTCGACCACCTCGGCATCCTCAACGTCCCGCACCCGACGGTGTTCCGCCGGACGCTCAAACGGAGCGTCGGACAGAAGCTCCGGAGTTGGTACATGGGCATCTTCCAGCTGCCGCTGGTGCCAGAACGGCTGTCGAAGGCCGGTGATTTCCGACTGCTCGTCCGGACGATGCGGCGGACGAGCGAACCCGGGACGTTCTCGCCGTCGGACTTCGAGCGCTACCGACAGGCGTGGTCACAGCCCGGTGCGTTCACCGGCATGGTAAACTGGTACCGCGCCGTCGCGCGCTCGCAACCCAGACCCGAAAACGGCCACGTCAAATCCCCGACACTCGTCATCTGGGGCGCGAAGGACCAGTTCCTCAAGAAGTCGATGGCGCGCGAGAGCGTCGACATGTGCGAGAACGGCCGGTTGGTGATGTGCGACGACGCGACTCACTGGGTCCAGCACGAGGAGCCAGTACGGGTCAGCGAGTTGTTGAAGGAGTTTCTGTCGGAGTAG
- a CDS encoding SDR family NAD(P)-dependent oxidoreductase has protein sequence MTLDPELYDSLDGQVALVTGANRGIGREIAARLTDLGATVYAGVRSVSHDIPDDQRRVLLDVTQEGDVHEAMATIDDDEGRLDILVNNAGIIGSSESLSASRTPELDRTLATNLRGPMLVTKYALPALTADPGGRVVNLSSGMGAIGEPQSGGSAAYRISKTGLNGLTAYLHGEYGDDGLLANSVCPGWVRTDMGGENASRPVEKGAETPAWLCRFRPESPAGRFWRDKEVIDW, from the coding sequence ATGACCCTCGACCCCGAGTTGTACGACTCGCTGGACGGACAGGTGGCGCTCGTCACGGGCGCGAACCGCGGTATCGGCCGGGAGATCGCCGCCCGTCTGACCGACCTCGGCGCGACGGTGTACGCCGGTGTCCGAAGCGTCAGCCACGATATCCCCGACGACCAGCGCCGCGTCCTGTTGGACGTGACGCAGGAGGGCGACGTCCACGAGGCGATGGCGACCATCGACGACGACGAGGGACGACTCGATATCCTCGTGAACAACGCCGGAATCATCGGTTCGAGCGAGTCGCTCTCGGCGTCGCGGACGCCCGAACTCGACCGGACGCTCGCGACGAACCTCCGCGGACCGATGCTCGTCACGAAGTACGCGCTGCCTGCGCTCACCGCCGACCCCGGCGGCCGCGTCGTCAACCTCTCCTCGGGGATGGGTGCAATCGGCGAACCGCAGTCCGGCGGGTCGGCGGCGTACCGAATCTCGAAGACGGGACTGAACGGCCTGACGGCCTATCTACACGGTGAGTACGGGGACGACGGACTCCTCGCGAACTCGGTCTGTCCCGGCTGGGTCCGGACCGACATGGGCGGCGAGAACGCGAGTCGACCGGTCGAGAAAGGCGCGGAGACGCCGGCGTGGCTCTGCCGGTTCCGGCCCGAGAGCCCCGCCGGGAGGTTCTGGCGCGACAAGGAAGTCATCGACTGGTAG
- a CDS encoding NUDIX hydrolase → MSTNSSGTGSAETTADGAEVHKNARQNVVAVDENDEKREVVNRLTAHTGDGIRHRAFTALVFDHQGRILLGQRAPTKRLWDTHWDGTVASHPEDGQSQEDATRQRLEEELGITPDQYSDLRVTDKFEYKRYYPSVSGADGVEWEVCSVLKVTLDDVSLDPDEDEIAGLLWVDYEHLHDHPDWYRQLRLCPWFEIAMRRDLD, encoded by the coding sequence ATGAGCACGAATTCGAGCGGCACGGGGTCCGCAGAGACCACGGCCGACGGTGCCGAGGTCCACAAGAACGCCCGCCAGAACGTCGTCGCCGTCGACGAGAACGACGAGAAACGGGAGGTCGTCAACCGACTCACCGCCCACACCGGCGACGGTATCCGCCACCGGGCGTTCACCGCGCTCGTCTTCGACCACCAGGGCCGCATCCTCCTCGGCCAGCGCGCCCCCACGAAGCGTCTCTGGGACACTCACTGGGACGGCACCGTCGCCTCTCACCCCGAGGACGGCCAGAGCCAAGAGGACGCCACTCGCCAGCGTCTCGAAGAGGAACTCGGCATCACGCCCGACCAGTACTCTGATCTCCGCGTGACGGACAAGTTCGAGTACAAGCGATACTACCCATCTGTCTCCGGCGCGGATGGCGTCGAGTGGGAGGTCTGTTCGGTGCTGAAGGTGACGCTCGACGACGTCTCGCTCGACCCCGACGAGGACGAGATCGCCGGCCTGCTCTGGGTCGATTACGAGCACCTCCACGACCACCCCGACTGGTACCGCCAACTGCGGCTCTGCCCGTGGTTCGAAATCGCGATGCGCCGCGACCTCGACTGA
- a CDS encoding PHP-associated domain-containing protein: MAARVVPITVSLTLRIDPHVHSEASYDGTDPVDLILEQAAEIGLDAVVVTDHDAIEESLRAAELAPLYGLVGIPGVEVSTAEGHLLAIGVEEMPPKRRPYGETVEWVHDHGGVAIVPHPFQRSRHGVKRRVLDALVSDDANAADAGEPADSDVLATDTDGGSANGANESSSDAGGPDGGDENSEAADVAASRAPDAVEVYNSWLFTGYKNRRARRFADAHGYPGVAASDAHSLSLVGRAYTELTIPDATRADLDASLILDAVRGGATEVQGRRTPIPISARHYAIGAARQSGYYAKLGALRSGKAAKAGALLSGKAAVTSAVLGGRAAKTSAALGRRYAVLGAMRGARLLSNLSPLSRSL, translated from the coding sequence ATGGCAGCACGCGTAGTTCCTATAACCGTGTCGCTCACCCTCCGCATCGATCCCCACGTCCACTCCGAGGCGTCGTACGACGGGACCGACCCGGTCGACCTCATCCTGGAGCAGGCGGCCGAAATCGGTCTCGACGCGGTGGTCGTCACCGACCACGACGCCATCGAGGAGTCGCTTCGCGCGGCCGAACTCGCGCCGCTGTACGGCCTCGTCGGTATCCCCGGCGTCGAAGTCTCCACCGCCGAAGGTCACCTGCTGGCCATCGGCGTCGAGGAGATGCCGCCGAAGCGACGGCCCTACGGCGAGACCGTCGAGTGGGTCCACGACCACGGCGGCGTCGCCATCGTCCCGCACCCGTTCCAGCGGAGTCGCCACGGCGTCAAACGACGGGTGCTCGACGCGCTCGTCTCCGACGACGCGAACGCCGCCGATGCGGGTGAACCCGCCGATTCGGACGTACTCGCCACCGATACCGACGGCGGGTCCGCGAATGGCGCGAACGAATCCTCGTCGGATGCGGGCGGGCCCGACGGCGGCGACGAGAACTCCGAGGCCGCCGACGTGGCCGCCTCCCGCGCGCCGGACGCGGTCGAGGTGTACAACTCGTGGCTGTTCACCGGCTACAAGAACCGCCGCGCGCGGCGGTTCGCGGACGCACACGGCTACCCCGGTGTCGCCGCCAGCGACGCGCACTCGCTGTCGCTCGTCGGGCGAGCGTACACCGAACTCACGATTCCGGACGCGACGCGCGCAGACCTCGACGCGTCGCTGATTCTCGACGCCGTTCGCGGCGGCGCGACGGAGGTACAGGGTCGGCGGACGCCGATTCCCATTTCTGCGCGTCACTACGCCATCGGCGCGGCCAGACAGAGCGGCTACTACGCGAAACTCGGCGCGCTCCGGAGCGGAAAGGCGGCGAAAGCCGGCGCGTTGCTGAGCGGCAAGGCCGCCGTGACCAGCGCGGTGCTCGGCGGACGGGCGGCGAAGACGAGCGCCGCGCTCGGACGGCGGTACGCCGTTCTCGGCGCGATGCGCGGCGCGCGCCTCCTCTCGAATCTCTCGCCGCTGTCGCGCTCGTTGTAG
- a CDS encoding zinc-binding dehydrogenase, whose product MKAVQFSAHGDRDVIEYGDFSDPEPDADEVLVDIKAGALNHLDIWTRKGMPGIDLEMPHIPGSDAAGVVEAVGEDVTRFEEGDHVAVSAGVWCGQCEFCRDGDVARCVRFHIIGEHVRGVHAEKAAVPEQNLVPVPDHVDWEVAGSASLVFQTAWRMLIDRGELQAGEKVLVLGASGGVGHAAVQIADYAGAEVYATASSEEKLEYAKDCGADHVINYEEDDFAAEIRELTGKRGVDMVVDHVGEATYDDSLKSLAKGGRIVTCGATTGGNPDAGLNRIFWNQLSVIGSTMATPGQVDDVLELVWDGTFEPRIRETLPMSEAERAHEIIENREGFGKVVVIPDSEYE is encoded by the coding sequence ATGAAGGCCGTCCAGTTCTCGGCGCACGGCGACCGCGACGTCATCGAGTACGGCGACTTCTCCGACCCCGAACCAGACGCTGACGAGGTGCTCGTCGACATCAAGGCGGGCGCGTTGAACCACCTCGATATCTGGACGCGCAAGGGGATGCCCGGCATCGACCTGGAGATGCCGCACATCCCCGGGAGCGACGCGGCGGGCGTCGTCGAGGCCGTCGGCGAGGACGTCACTCGGTTCGAGGAGGGCGACCACGTCGCCGTCAGCGCGGGCGTCTGGTGCGGCCAATGCGAGTTCTGCCGCGACGGCGACGTCGCGCGCTGCGTCCGCTTCCACATCATCGGCGAACACGTCCGCGGCGTCCACGCCGAGAAGGCCGCCGTCCCCGAGCAGAACCTCGTTCCCGTCCCCGACCACGTCGACTGGGAGGTCGCTGGGTCGGCGTCGCTCGTCTTCCAGACGGCGTGGCGGATGCTCATCGACCGCGGAGAGTTGCAGGCGGGTGAGAAGGTGCTCGTCCTCGGCGCGTCCGGCGGGGTCGGCCACGCCGCCGTCCAAATCGCCGACTACGCGGGCGCGGAGGTGTACGCCACCGCCTCGAGCGAGGAGAAGTTGGAGTACGCGAAAGACTGCGGCGCCGACCACGTCATCAACTACGAGGAGGACGATTTCGCCGCCGAGATTCGGGAACTCACCGGAAAACGCGGCGTCGACATGGTCGTCGACCACGTCGGCGAGGCGACGTACGACGACTCGCTGAAGAGCCTCGCGAAGGGCGGTCGAATCGTCACCTGCGGGGCGACCACCGGCGGGAACCCCGATGCGGGGCTGAACCGCATCTTCTGGAACCAACTGTCGGTCATCGGGTCGACGATGGCGACGCCCGGACAGGTCGACGACGTGCTCGAACTCGTCTGGGACGGCACCTTCGAACCGCGCATCCGCGAGACGCTGCCGATGAGTGAAGCCGAGCGCGCCCACGAGATTATAGAGAACCGTGAGGGCTTTGGCAAGGTGGTCGTAATACCCGATAGTGAGTACGAGTAG